The DNA region TTCTGTTTTTATCGCTGCtgtacaaaaaacaaaaatttgGCATAATCGAAATTGAATGAATCGTAACGTCGTACATTAAACTTGTTTCACATGTTTAGCGTTACAATTCAGTGCGCCTTGTTTGTTTCTCACCATGATTGTGTTTAAGGACATGATTACTGGTATGAATAAATATCTTTAATATTTTCTTCAGAGGATGAAATGTTCACAGACTCTCACTGTCCTCGTGTCGTCGCGGATTTCTTTTATGAAGTAGAATCGAGGTTTACGACAACTTCAAGTAAGGTGGATGGGAGACTTATTGGCGCCAACCCTTCTGGTGAGGGTGAAGACGATGAAGATGTGGATGATACGAGTGAAAGGGTCATTGATTTAGTTCACGCTAATGGTTTCATTAGTGTTCCTTATGACCTAAAATCATACAAAGCTCAACTTAAAGTAAGTTATCCAGTTAAATTGATATTGTTCTAGTCGTATTTAAAAGCTATAAAAGAACGTTTGCAAAAGACTGATCCAGACAAGCTACCCTTACTTGAAAGTCAGGTCAACAAGTACATGAAAGATGTCTTTGCAAACTTTGA from Schistosoma haematobium chromosome ZW, whole genome shotgun sequence includes:
- a CDS encoding hypothetical protein (EggNog:ENOG410VAGI~COG:D,Z) codes for the protein MIVFKDMITEDEMFTDSHCPRVVADFFYEVESRFTTTSSKVDGRLIGANPSGEGEDDEDVDDTSERVIDLVHANGFISVPYDLKSYKAQLKSYLKAIKERLQKTDPDKLPLLESQVNKYMKDVFANFDQYECFTGPSTNPEAMVVLMNFREDGMTPYFVFFKDGLIHEKC